One genomic segment of Vibrio penaeicida includes these proteins:
- a CDS encoding glutamate decarboxylase: protein MGNQKDIKFQTANTPTYGRSLFREETPNNKMPEMEHDPQAVYRFIRDELQLDGNPTLNMASFVTTVMDEEANQLIKDNLGKNYIDGEVYNRTLEIEQRCVRMLLDLFNAPNDMKTAEELAHNKDIPSGWGTVAIGSSEALMLCALSHKEQWKKNRKANGRSYDRPNIVIGSDVHITWVKYAQYFDVDIKWIPITEETNYVITAEEVRKAVDENTTCVVAVMGTSYTGQNDPVEAINNVLVELKNHPDPDCRLDVPLHVDGASGGFIEPFRDHSETPELKWDFKLEQVKTINVSGHKFGLVYPGVGWALWKDFHEIPEKLFVTTNVLGFDESTYSLNFSRGSSMVLAQYYNFLRLGKHGYSAVVQNLMSLAQDLSAGLGSLRLTVTEQDKEAGDDAPVTTIFENKSIFKVVNHAEYFPASAVRLNLTSEDQPLTNNDTKNYIYSVHDISDKLKQFGWVVPAFSMPLERRPPTQTQIVKTPQIAVMRMVVKEGISRDMVGILIQNYIDSVIKLEEQVRAIQDSTKTYKATVTFDADSAKSSSDLVEKACVKVTYLQLSESRERSVIAGAK, encoded by the coding sequence ATGGGAAATCAAAAAGACATAAAATTCCAAACTGCGAATACTCCAACGTATGGTCGCAGCCTTTTCCGTGAAGAGACCCCCAATAACAAAATGCCCGAGATGGAGCATGATCCACAAGCGGTGTATCGCTTTATCCGAGATGAACTTCAATTGGATGGAAACCCAACATTGAACATGGCTTCTTTCGTGACAACAGTGATGGATGAAGAAGCCAACCAGCTCATTAAAGACAACTTGGGTAAGAACTATATTGATGGTGAGGTGTACAACCGAACGTTGGAAATTGAACAGCGTTGTGTGCGTATGTTGCTTGATTTGTTTAACGCGCCCAATGACATGAAAACAGCGGAAGAATTGGCACACAACAAAGACATTCCAAGTGGGTGGGGAACGGTGGCAATTGGTTCCTCAGAAGCCCTAATGTTGTGTGCGCTTTCTCATAAAGAGCAATGGAAAAAGAACCGCAAAGCGAACGGGCGTTCCTACGATAGACCCAATATTGTAATAGGCTCGGATGTACATATTACGTGGGTAAAATACGCACAATACTTTGATGTGGATATCAAGTGGATTCCGATCACGGAAGAAACTAACTACGTTATTACCGCAGAAGAAGTCAGAAAGGCAGTGGATGAAAACACCACCTGCGTTGTTGCGGTGATGGGGACTTCCTACACAGGGCAAAATGATCCGGTTGAAGCCATCAATAACGTGTTGGTCGAACTTAAAAATCACCCTGATCCAGATTGTCGTTTGGATGTTCCTTTACACGTTGACGGAGCCAGTGGCGGTTTTATCGAACCTTTTCGTGATCACAGCGAAACACCCGAATTAAAATGGGACTTCAAACTAGAGCAGGTAAAAACCATTAATGTTTCTGGGCATAAGTTTGGTTTAGTTTACCCAGGGGTAGGGTGGGCGCTTTGGAAAGACTTCCATGAGATCCCAGAAAAACTGTTCGTTACAACGAATGTGCTTGGATTTGATGAATCCACCTACAGCCTAAACTTCTCTCGTGGCAGTTCGATGGTGCTGGCTCAATACTATAACTTCTTACGTTTAGGTAAGCATGGTTACAGCGCTGTGGTTCAAAATTTAATGTCTCTTGCTCAGGATCTATCAGCAGGGTTGGGATCTTTGAGGTTAACAGTGACAGAGCAAGATAAAGAAGCTGGTGACGACGCACCAGTGACGACAATATTCGAAAACAAGTCGATATTTAAAGTGGTTAATCACGCAGAATATTTCCCAGCATCAGCTGTTAGATTGAATCTAACTTCTGAAGATCAGCCATTAACGAATAACGATACCAAAAACTATATTTACTCCGTCCATGATATTTCAGACAAGCTGAAACAGTTTGGGTGGGTGGTACCTGCATTTTCAATGCCCCTTGAAAGGCGCCCACCAACGCAAACGCAAATAGTAAAAACACCGCAAATTGCTGTTATGCGTATGGTGGTGAAAGAAGGTATTAGCCGCGATATGGTCGGTATTCTTATCCAAAACTATATCGATTCAGTGATCAAACTCGAAGAACAAGTGAGAGCAATTCAGGATTCGACTAAGACATACAAAGCGACGGTGACATTCGATGCTGACAGTGCTAAATCGTCGAGCGATCTGGTAGAAAAAGCGTGCGTTAAAGTGACTTACTTGCAGTTGTCTGAATCCCGCGAGCGCAGTGTAATTGCAGGTGCGAAGTAA